One genomic window of Acidovorax radicis includes the following:
- a CDS encoding FAD-dependent oxidoreductase, producing the protein MPLPPSSIVILGAGLMGRLLAVELARQGHRIDIYDAGSPAAEASAARVAAAMLAPLAESAITEPGVVRMGHHGLTRWPQMLAALAEPVFFQQAGTLIVWHRQDAAEAQRLTRQLETNQTIVPELPPLQKLDGAALAQAEPTLASRFAHGLYLPGEGQLDNRQLLAALAVEMDRLSVRAHWHTPQTPEAFTPGMPGQPDWVLDCRGLGAKGHWPALRGVRGEVVRIHAPDVTLQRPTRLVHPRYPIYIAPKEDHLFVIGATEIESDDMSPASVRSTLELLSAAYAVHPGLAEGRILELATQCRPTLPDNLPAIRQLREGVLEINGLYRHGFMIAPALLDVALEVLNTGQSGLSQRFDLALDLEPTAVAPAGAALHALA; encoded by the coding sequence ATGCCACTTCCCCCCTCTTCCATTGTCATTTTGGGCGCCGGCCTGATGGGTCGATTACTCGCGGTCGAACTGGCCCGCCAGGGGCACCGCATCGATATTTATGACGCTGGCAGCCCCGCCGCAGAAGCCTCAGCCGCCCGGGTGGCTGCAGCCATGCTGGCCCCTTTGGCAGAGTCGGCGATCACCGAGCCAGGCGTCGTGCGCATGGGACACCACGGGCTCACCCGCTGGCCCCAGATGCTGGCGGCGTTGGCTGAGCCGGTGTTCTTTCAGCAGGCGGGCACTCTGATCGTGTGGCACCGCCAAGACGCCGCCGAGGCGCAGCGGCTCACGCGCCAGCTGGAAACCAATCAAACCATCGTGCCCGAGCTGCCCCCCCTGCAAAAGCTCGATGGCGCCGCACTCGCGCAGGCAGAGCCCACGCTGGCGAGCCGCTTTGCCCACGGCCTGTACCTGCCCGGTGAAGGCCAGCTCGACAACCGCCAGCTGCTGGCGGCTCTGGCGGTGGAAATGGACCGGCTATCGGTCCGCGCGCACTGGCACACACCACAGACTCCCGAGGCGTTCACGCCGGGCATGCCCGGCCAGCCGGACTGGGTTCTCGATTGCCGTGGCCTGGGCGCCAAGGGCCACTGGCCCGCACTGCGCGGTGTGCGCGGCGAGGTGGTGCGCATACACGCCCCCGACGTCACGCTGCAGCGCCCCACGCGGCTGGTGCACCCACGCTACCCCATCTACATAGCCCCCAAGGAAGACCACCTGTTCGTCATTGGCGCCACCGAGATTGAATCCGATGACATGTCTCCGGCCAGCGTGCGCTCCACCCTGGAACTGCTCAGCGCCGCGTATGCCGTTCACCCCGGTCTTGCAGAAGGCCGCATCCTGGAGCTGGCCACGCAATGCCGCCCCACGCTGCCCGACAACCTCCCGGCCATCCGGCAGCTGCGCGAGGGCGTGCTCGAAATCAACGGCCTGTACCGCCACGGCTTCATGATTGCCCCGGCCTTGCTGGATGTGGCGCTGGAAGTGCTGAACACGGGACAATCGGGGCTTTCGCAACGCTTTGATCTTGCGCTGGACCTGGAGCCCACTGCCGTGGCCCCGGCCGGCGCCGCTCTCCACGCTTTGGCATGA
- the thiS gene encoding sulfur carrier protein ThiS, which translates to MNISINQIPHELPDNATVADAVAALAARPPFAVAVNTHFVPNTRYAAHVLQPGDHVEIISPVTGG; encoded by the coding sequence ATGAATATTTCGATCAATCAGATTCCCCACGAACTGCCCGACAACGCCACGGTGGCCGACGCCGTGGCCGCCCTTGCCGCGCGACCGCCCTTTGCCGTGGCCGTCAACACCCATTTCGTGCCCAACACACGCTACGCAGCCCACGTCCTCCAGCCGGGCGACCACGTCGAAATCATCTCCCCTGTGACCGGGGGCTGA
- a CDS encoding thiazole synthase, which yields MTHNPTSDALVLYGQTFSSRLLLGTSRYPSPAFLEAAVQRARPAMVTASLRRQGSNPAESGSSFWELLRKLDVPVLPNTAGCYSAQEAITTAQMAREVFNTPWIKLELIGDDYTLQPDTLNLVGVAEHLIKEGFQVLPYCTEDLVLCQRLVDVGCQAVMPWAAPIGTGRGPVNPYALQTLRERLNVPMLVDAGLGLPSHACQVMEWGYDGVLLNTAVALAQDPVAMAGAFADAVSAGRTAYRAGAMTAQDSAQPSTPVLGTPFWHHAHA from the coding sequence ATGACACACAACCCTACATCCGACGCTCTGGTCCTTTACGGCCAGACCTTCTCCAGCCGCCTGTTGCTGGGCACTTCGCGATACCCATCGCCTGCCTTCCTGGAGGCCGCCGTGCAGCGCGCGCGCCCGGCCATGGTCACAGCATCCTTGCGCAGACAAGGCAGCAATCCTGCCGAAAGCGGCAGCAGCTTCTGGGAGCTTTTGCGCAAGCTCGACGTACCGGTGTTGCCCAACACCGCCGGCTGCTATAGCGCTCAGGAGGCCATCACTACCGCGCAGATGGCACGCGAAGTGTTCAACACCCCATGGATCAAGCTGGAGCTGATTGGGGACGACTACACCCTGCAGCCCGACACGCTGAACCTGGTGGGCGTGGCCGAACACCTGATCAAGGAGGGATTTCAGGTGCTGCCCTACTGCACGGAAGACCTGGTGCTCTGCCAGCGCCTCGTCGATGTCGGTTGCCAGGCGGTGATGCCATGGGCAGCCCCCATTGGCACGGGCCGTGGCCCTGTCAACCCCTATGCATTGCAGACTCTGCGAGAGCGCCTGAACGTTCCGATGCTGGTGGACGCAGGGCTGGGCCTGCCTTCTCATGCGTGCCAGGTGATGGAATGGGGTTATGACGGCGTGCTGCTCAACACCGCCGTGGCGCTAGCGCAGGACCCTGTCGCCATGGCGGGCGCATTTGCCGATGCGGTGAGCGCTGGGCGCACTGCCTACCGCGCTGGCGCCATGACCGCACAGGATTCAGCGCAGCCAAGCACCCCCGTGCTGGGCACGCCGTTCTGGCACCACGCCCATGCGTGA
- a CDS encoding thiamine phosphate synthase, whose product MRDTAAMAQAILEHHAATFAGFSPEPTPEPTRSEPAYLAALSACSALGFIAHDAECLAQAWLAQSLRTGTFQADAWPDNPVDFGLQPQPRAQQFAACPHQLGLYAVLPDAQWVARMARTGVPTVQLRFKFDDAATIQHEVQAAVRAVQGTGALLFINDHWRVAIDAGAYGVHLGQEDLDALSAQELQTLRASGIRLGVSTHGYAEMVRADAVGPSYIAMGAVFPTTLKRMATAPQGVGRLGVYARLLRHYPQVAIGGIGPEQFAPVLATGVGSIAVVRALVNATNPEEAAAQQMRQMQQFTTRLA is encoded by the coding sequence ATGCGTGATACCGCAGCGATGGCGCAAGCCATTCTTGAGCACCACGCAGCCACTTTTGCTGGGTTTTCACCCGAACCGACGCCAGAGCCAACCCGCAGCGAACCCGCCTACCTCGCAGCCCTCAGCGCCTGCAGCGCCCTCGGGTTTATCGCCCACGATGCCGAATGCCTTGCGCAGGCATGGCTGGCGCAGAGCCTGCGCACAGGCACATTTCAGGCCGATGCATGGCCTGACAACCCCGTTGATTTTGGCCTGCAGCCCCAGCCCAGGGCGCAGCAGTTCGCCGCATGCCCGCATCAGCTCGGCCTGTATGCCGTTTTGCCCGACGCGCAGTGGGTTGCCCGCATGGCCCGCACTGGCGTGCCCACCGTGCAGTTGCGCTTCAAATTCGACGACGCGGCAACCATTCAACATGAAGTGCAGGCCGCCGTTCGCGCCGTGCAAGGCACAGGGGCATTGTTGTTCATCAACGACCACTGGCGGGTAGCCATCGACGCCGGGGCGTATGGCGTCCACTTGGGGCAAGAAGATCTGGATGCCTTGAGCGCCCAAGAGCTGCAAACCCTTCGCGCCTCTGGTATCCGGCTCGGGGTGAGTACCCATGGATATGCAGAAATGGTGCGCGCAGACGCCGTCGGGCCAAGCTACATTGCCATGGGGGCGGTGTTCCCTACCACCCTCAAACGCATGGCCACCGCGCCACAAGGTGTTGGCAGGCTGGGGGTGTATGCGCGCCTGCTGCGCCACTACCCACAAGTCGCGATTGGCGGGATTGGACCCGAGCAGTTCGCGCCGGTGCTGGCCACAGGTGTCGGCTCCATCGCCGTGGTGAGAGCCCTCGTCAACGCAACGAATCCCGAAGAAGCCGCCGCTCAGCAGATGCGGCAAATGCAGCAGTTCACAACACGGTTGGCATAG
- a CDS encoding FimV family protein: MQIRNTILGPGLWAVAAGASALSLGGGSGAVVLGAPIDVSFELQPDPGADVASSCVTAKLMAGDTAVSDSKVRVVPLPEVRGRPSGVRVLASIALDEPVLTVTLSAGCAGKTTRTYTFLSELPTTAPRYSSASPVDVARLPNVAVAAGVAVAAGSLLPASKNADNRSGSRAKAREPKETFTPPALLPVPAKPLKSPPARLSDTKTKSAPTTQKAPGTTAPADGRARLVVEPLDTWLESPVTLRTTPELLTAPSQDASAQRAQATALWKSLNTQPEDVQKDGERLKTLEANADAVRKQAIKDQADVAQLREQLERVEQERFPAKVVYVLGALLLLALLVAAWVWTRLRNVSQMAVRAWRDSVALGSRDAVAAHEAALGLAPHPADTWGPPETLPTPDAHADTSRPAPVAAEARVPFVSTRPVASAPAPLVGAAPVVAAPRPSLHFVNPEELFDIQQQAEFFISVGEHQQAIEVLRKHIAEHRERSPLAYLELLRLYHTLSRVDDFAQLRSQFMQFFNAQVPEFSGFHRTGRMLYHYTDALAEIEAEWTTSAVLPLLEAFLFRRADTTGVEPFDLAAYDDLLLLLSIAQTTPASARGAPPPRKRTTPLAPPRADSQVNEAPSAVLPSAELPLDSLAASLEFDFDLLPQRSVAGPATADSPAPAAPAYGTSGDSQGIPLDLDLSEPVHLTLSDLPAVPVTAAPSAGQPVGFGMANDLMELRLELEQKKVDNK; encoded by the coding sequence GTGCAAATTCGTAACACCATTTTGGGGCCTGGCTTGTGGGCGGTTGCAGCCGGCGCCTCGGCACTCTCGTTGGGTGGCGGTAGCGGTGCGGTGGTGTTGGGGGCTCCGATTGACGTGTCGTTCGAGCTTCAGCCCGACCCGGGGGCGGATGTTGCTTCGTCGTGTGTGACTGCCAAGCTGATGGCGGGGGACACTGCGGTAAGTGACAGCAAGGTGCGCGTAGTGCCCTTGCCCGAGGTGCGAGGCCGTCCTTCCGGTGTGCGTGTTCTGGCGTCGATCGCGCTGGATGAGCCTGTTTTGACGGTCACCCTGTCTGCAGGCTGTGCGGGCAAGACGACCCGCACCTACACCTTCCTTTCCGAGCTGCCAACGACGGCGCCGCGTTATTCGTCGGCATCGCCCGTGGATGTTGCACGCCTGCCCAATGTGGCGGTGGCTGCGGGTGTGGCTGTGGCGGCGGGTTCGTTGCTGCCTGCGTCGAAAAATGCGGACAATCGTTCGGGTTCGCGGGCCAAGGCGCGCGAACCAAAAGAAACCTTCACTCCACCCGCGCTCTTGCCTGTGCCTGCGAAGCCGCTGAAGAGCCCGCCTGCACGGCTGTCAGACACAAAGACAAAGAGCGCGCCGACAACCCAAAAGGCTCCGGGCACCACAGCGCCCGCAGACGGCCGTGCGCGGCTTGTGGTGGAGCCGCTGGACACCTGGCTTGAGAGCCCGGTGACATTGCGCACAACCCCTGAGCTGTTGACGGCGCCGTCACAAGACGCCTCGGCGCAGCGTGCGCAGGCCACGGCGTTGTGGAAGTCGTTGAATACGCAGCCCGAAGATGTGCAAAAGGACGGCGAGCGGTTGAAAACGCTGGAGGCCAACGCCGACGCAGTGCGCAAGCAGGCCATCAAAGACCAAGCCGACGTTGCGCAGCTGCGCGAGCAACTGGAGCGGGTGGAGCAAGAGCGATTCCCGGCAAAGGTGGTGTATGTGCTTGGCGCATTGCTGCTGCTGGCGTTGTTGGTTGCCGCTTGGGTCTGGACGCGCTTGCGCAATGTGTCACAGATGGCTGTGCGCGCTTGGCGCGACTCGGTGGCCCTGGGCTCGCGGGATGCCGTGGCGGCCCACGAGGCAGCGTTGGGCCTTGCGCCGCATCCCGCAGACACCTGGGGCCCCCCGGAGACATTGCCAACGCCCGATGCGCATGCGGACACGTCACGCCCAGCGCCGGTGGCCGCCGAAGCACGGGTGCCGTTTGTATCGACAAGGCCCGTGGCCAGTGCCCCCGCGCCCTTGGTGGGCGCCGCACCGGTTGTTGCCGCCCCGCGCCCGTCGCTGCATTTCGTCAACCCCGAAGAGCTTTTTGACATTCAGCAGCAGGCCGAATTTTTCATCTCTGTCGGTGAGCACCAGCAGGCCATTGAGGTCTTGAGAAAACACATTGCCGAGCATCGTGAAAGGTCGCCGCTGGCTTATCTTGAACTTTTGCGGCTTTATCACACGCTCAGCCGCGTGGACGATTTTGCGCAACTGCGATCGCAGTTCATGCAGTTCTTCAATGCGCAGGTGCCTGAGTTCTCGGGTTTTCATCGCACGGGACGCATGCTGTACCACTACACCGACGCCCTGGCAGAGATCGAGGCGGAGTGGACCACCTCAGCCGTTTTGCCGCTCCTTGAGGCCTTTCTTTTCCGGCGCGCGGATACAACCGGCGTAGAGCCCTTTGATCTGGCGGCCTACGACGATCTCCTGTTGCTTTTGTCGATTGCGCAGACCACACCCGCTAGCGCGCGGGGGGCTCCACCTCCCCGAAAGCGGACCACACCCTTGGCCCCCCCGAGGGCAGACTCGCAGGTCAATGAGGCGCCTTCGGCCGTCTTGCCGTCAGCGGAGCTTCCGCTGGATTCGTTGGCTGCCAGTCTGGAGTTTGATTTTGACCTGCTGCCGCAGCGGTCTGTCGCCGGGCCCGCCACAGCCGACTCACCTGCACCCGCCGCACCTGCTTACGGCACCAGCGGTGACAGCCAGGGCATACCGCTTGACCTCGATCTCTCAGAGCCGGTGCACCTGACGCTCAGCGATTTGCCCGCCGTACCGGTGACGGCAGCGCCTTCCGCCGGGCAGCCGGTCGGGTTTGGCATGGCCAATGACCTGATGGAACTGCGGCTGGAACTGGAACAGAAGAAGGTCGACAACAAGTAG
- a CDS encoding 3-hydroxyacyl-CoA dehydrogenase has protein sequence MKIQFSNIAVVGTGAMGRGIAQIAAQAGSQVFLLDANPGAAEAAKTALQQQWGKLVAKGRLEADEAIALTARLHPVGSMADLGACDLVVEAIVERLDAKQALFSGLEAVVRSDTILATNTSSLSVTAIGAALKQPDRLAGFHFFNPVPLMKVVEVIAGLKTDPAVCSALSAYAVQMGHTPVQAQDTPGFIVNHAGRGFGTEALRIVGEGVADFATIDRILRDQVGFKLGPFELMDLTALDVSHPVMESIYRQYYDEPRFRPSVITAQRLAGGMVGKKVGEGFYRYVDGVAQVPAEPAPPVVDNIAPVWVSPRAARRAELYQLLKDLGATIETGQSPSPHAITLVAPLGFDITTVAVVERLDPARTIGIDMLIDDAATKRRVLATNPATRLDIRNAAHALFARDGKAVSVIRDSGGFVTQRVVATIVNIASDICQQGICSPRDLETAVTLGLGYPLGPLAMGDRWGPTNILEVLFNMQTVYGDTRYRPSPWLRRRGAIGLSLTHVEDH, from the coding sequence ATGAAAATTCAGTTTTCCAACATTGCCGTCGTGGGCACGGGCGCCATGGGACGGGGTATTGCGCAAATTGCAGCCCAGGCCGGGAGCCAGGTTTTTCTGCTGGATGCCAACCCCGGCGCGGCCGAAGCCGCCAAAACCGCACTTCAACAACAATGGGGCAAGCTGGTCGCCAAAGGGCGACTGGAAGCCGACGAGGCTATCGCGCTGACGGCGCGGCTGCACCCCGTTGGATCGATGGCAGACCTGGGCGCGTGCGACCTGGTGGTGGAGGCCATCGTCGAGCGCCTGGACGCCAAACAGGCTCTTTTTTCCGGTCTGGAAGCCGTGGTGCGCAGCGACACCATTCTGGCCACCAATACCTCGTCGCTCTCGGTCACGGCCATCGGTGCCGCGCTGAAGCAGCCTGATCGGCTGGCTGGTTTTCATTTTTTCAACCCCGTCCCCCTCATGAAGGTGGTGGAAGTGATCGCGGGTCTCAAAACCGATCCGGCCGTGTGTTCCGCGCTGTCGGCCTATGCCGTGCAGATGGGCCACACCCCAGTGCAAGCGCAAGACACGCCTGGCTTCATTGTCAACCACGCGGGGCGCGGTTTTGGCACCGAGGCTTTGCGCATCGTGGGCGAAGGCGTGGCTGATTTCGCCACCATTGATCGCATCCTGCGCGACCAGGTCGGCTTCAAACTCGGCCCTTTCGAGTTGATGGACCTCACTGCCCTGGATGTGTCGCACCCCGTGATGGAATCCATCTACCGCCAGTACTACGACGAGCCACGTTTTCGGCCGAGCGTCATCACGGCCCAACGCCTGGCAGGCGGTATGGTGGGCAAAAAAGTCGGCGAAGGTTTTTACCGGTATGTGGACGGCGTTGCGCAGGTCCCGGCAGAGCCAGCCCCCCCCGTCGTCGACAACATAGCACCCGTGTGGGTGTCACCGCGCGCCGCACGCCGTGCAGAGCTGTACCAGTTGCTCAAGGACCTGGGTGCCACCATAGAAACCGGGCAATCGCCCTCCCCCCATGCCATCACGCTGGTGGCACCGCTGGGTTTTGACATCACCACCGTCGCCGTGGTCGAAAGGCTCGATCCGGCGCGCACCATCGGCATCGACATGCTCATCGATGACGCGGCCACCAAGCGCCGCGTGCTTGCCACCAACCCGGCCACGCGGCTGGACATTCGCAACGCAGCGCACGCGTTGTTTGCACGTGACGGCAAGGCAGTCAGCGTCATCCGCGACAGCGGTGGTTTTGTGACACAGCGCGTGGTGGCCACGATTGTCAACATCGCTAGCGACATCTGCCAGCAGGGCATCTGCAGCCCGCGCGACCTGGAAACAGCGGTGACGTTGGGCCTGGGCTACCCCCTGGGGCCGCTGGCCATGGGCGACCGCTGGGGCCCCACCAATATTCTGGAGGTGCTTTTCAACATGCAGACCGTGTACGGGGACACCCGCTACCGCCCCAGCCCGTGGCTGCGCCGCCGGGGTGCCATCGGGCTGAGTCTCACACACGTCGAAGACCACTGA
- a CDS encoding oxepin-CoA hydrolase, alternative type: protein MPAELQSTSQGQTLILTLRNPERRNAIEPAMYAAGIEALGVAESSPDIRSVVITGADGMFCSGGNLQRLLANREQAPQVQAQSIEGLHNWIETIRTYPKPVIAAVEGAAAGAGFSLALACDFIVAARNAVFVMAYSNVALSPDGGASWSLAHALPRQLATEILLCGDRVDAPRLHTLGVVNRLTEPANALGAALALAEQLNARALNVLASIKELLNEAPQASLTQQLGMERDHFVKNLHHANAGEGINAFLDKRAPRYE from the coding sequence ATGCCCGCAGAACTTCAGAGCACCAGCCAGGGCCAGACCCTGATCCTGACCCTTCGCAACCCCGAGCGGCGCAATGCCATCGAGCCTGCCATGTACGCTGCAGGCATCGAAGCCTTGGGCGTGGCAGAGAGCAGCCCTGACATCCGCAGTGTGGTGATCACCGGGGCGGATGGCATGTTCTGCTCGGGTGGCAATTTGCAACGCCTGCTGGCCAACCGCGAACAGGCGCCACAAGTGCAGGCCCAAAGCATCGAAGGCCTGCACAACTGGATAGAAACCATCCGCACCTACCCCAAGCCGGTGATCGCCGCCGTGGAAGGCGCCGCAGCGGGCGCCGGGTTCTCGCTGGCGCTTGCATGTGACTTCATCGTGGCGGCACGCAATGCCGTGTTTGTCATGGCGTACAGCAACGTTGCCCTTTCACCCGACGGCGGCGCAAGCTGGAGTTTGGCACACGCCCTGCCCCGTCAGCTGGCCACGGAAATCCTCCTGTGTGGCGACCGTGTGGACGCGCCGCGCCTGCACACCTTGGGCGTGGTCAACCGACTCACAGAACCGGCCAATGCGCTGGGCGCGGCGCTGGCGCTCGCCGAGCAGCTCAACGCCCGCGCACTCAACGTCCTGGCCAGCATCAAGGAATTGCTGAACGAAGCGCCGCAGGCCAGCCTGACACAGCAACTGGGCATGGAACGCGATCATTTCGTGAAGAACCTGCACCACGCCAATGCGGGCGAGGGCATCAACGCATTTTTGGACAAGCGCGCGCCACGCTACGAATAG
- a CDS encoding Crp/Fnr family transcriptional regulator: protein MDDPILTIEEREAINSGRWFSSLSPSLRHDILRCAYVKRFKDGGLIAARGDPPEEWIACARGAVRVSSTSISGKQITLTYVEPGIWFGDVAIFDGDRRTHDAYAHGDTTILCVAKADFKKILAAHTEFYEAMLRLHARRIRQLYGLVEDLNTLPLRARLAKQLVHLVRSYGIPSLSDGSEMRIGLQLAQEELAQLLGASRQRVNQELKAMEREDAIRIEPGGLVVRDRDALMRIAETDN from the coding sequence ATGGACGACCCGATTCTTACCATCGAAGAACGTGAAGCGATCAACTCCGGTCGCTGGTTTTCATCCCTTTCACCTTCTCTACGCCACGACATCCTGCGATGTGCCTACGTCAAACGCTTCAAAGATGGCGGCCTTATCGCTGCACGCGGCGACCCGCCCGAGGAGTGGATTGCGTGCGCGCGCGGTGCAGTGCGGGTGAGTTCCACCTCCATCTCGGGCAAGCAGATCACGCTGACCTACGTGGAGCCGGGCATCTGGTTTGGCGATGTGGCGATCTTCGACGGAGACCGGCGCACGCACGATGCCTATGCGCATGGCGACACCACGATTCTGTGCGTGGCCAAGGCCGATTTCAAGAAGATCCTCGCAGCGCACACCGAGTTCTACGAAGCCATGCTGCGCCTGCATGCACGGCGCATCCGTCAGCTGTATGGCCTGGTGGAAGACCTCAACACCCTGCCCCTGCGCGCGCGGTTGGCCAAGCAGCTGGTGCATCTGGTGCGCAGCTATGGCATTCCGAGCCTGTCGGACGGCAGCGAGATGCGCATCGGGCTGCAGCTGGCGCAGGAAGAGTTGGCACAGCTGCTGGGCGCATCGCGCCAGCGGGTGAACCAGGAGCTCAAGGCCATGGAGCGCGAGGATGCCATCCGCATCGAGCCGGGCGGCTTGGTGGTGCGCGACCGCGACGCCCTCATGCGCATAGCCGAAACCGACAACTGA
- a CDS encoding phosphotransferase, with product MSNFDHFVGTRPVSEQHAFDIEKLTAWLTQNMAGFAGPLTVEMFKGGQSNPTYKLITPGASYVMRAKPGPVAKLLPSAHAIEREFAVMSGLYGTGVPVPKMHVLCEDESVMGRAFYVMECMQGRVLWDQSLPGMTPTERADIYNEMNRVIAALHTVKFADRGLAGYGKPGNYFDRQIGRWSKQYVASITQPIEEMDRLMEWLPAHMPASARDEGHVSIVHGDYRLDNLMFHPTEPRVIAVLDWELSTLGHPLADFSYHCMSWHIPAAMGRGIAGQDLAALGIPDEESYIRRYCERTGITTPEALRADWNFYLAYNMFRIAAILQGIAKRVEAGTASSAQAKASGDTARPMAQLAWSFAQRG from the coding sequence ATGAGCAACTTTGACCATTTCGTCGGCACCCGTCCTGTTTCCGAGCAGCACGCGTTTGATATCGAAAAACTGACCGCTTGGCTGACGCAGAACATGGCGGGTTTTGCAGGCCCGCTGACCGTAGAGATGTTCAAAGGCGGGCAGTCCAACCCCACCTACAAGCTCATCACCCCCGGCGCCAGCTATGTGATGCGCGCCAAGCCCGGCCCGGTGGCCAAGCTGCTGCCGTCAGCTCATGCCATCGAACGAGAGTTTGCCGTGATGAGCGGCCTCTATGGCACCGGTGTGCCCGTCCCCAAAATGCACGTGCTGTGCGAAGACGAGTCGGTGATGGGCCGCGCGTTTTATGTGATGGAGTGCATGCAAGGCCGCGTGTTGTGGGACCAGTCGCTGCCGGGCATGACACCCACCGAACGCGCTGACATCTACAACGAAATGAACCGCGTGATTGCCGCGCTGCACACCGTGAAGTTTGCTGACCGGGGACTGGCTGGCTACGGCAAACCCGGCAACTACTTTGATCGCCAGATCGGCCGGTGGAGCAAACAATATGTGGCCTCCATCACCCAGCCCATCGAAGAGATGGACCGCCTCATGGAATGGCTGCCCGCGCACATGCCGGCCAGTGCACGGGACGAAGGCCATGTATCCATCGTGCATGGAGACTACCGGCTTGACAACCTGATGTTCCACCCCACCGAACCACGCGTGATCGCTGTGCTCGACTGGGAGCTGTCCACACTGGGCCACCCGCTGGCAGATTTCAGCTACCACTGCATGAGCTGGCATATCCCGGCTGCGATGGGCCGTGGGATTGCGGGGCAAGACCTTGCCGCACTCGGCATCCCGGACGAGGAAAGCTATATCCGCCGCTATTGCGAGCGCACCGGCATCACCACGCCCGAGGCGCTGCGCGCGGACTGGAACTTCTACCTGGCCTACAACATGTTCCGGATCGCGGCCATCCTGCAAGGCATTGCCAAGCGGGTAGAAGCGGGCACGGCATCCAGCGCGCAAGCCAAGGCCTCGGGCGATACCGCACGGCCCATGGCCCAGCTGGCCTGGTCGTTCGCGCAACGCGGCTGA
- a CDS encoding acyl-CoA dehydrogenase family protein translates to MDFDYSPKTKQLQAKLLQFMDDHIYPAEAVYTAELAANTAAGKRWSALQTVEDLKTKARAAGLWNLFLPVDSAAASGYDGAGLTNQEYAPLAEIMGRVPWASEAFNCSAPDTGNMETIARYGDDANKARWLKPLLEGKIRSAFAMTEPDVASSDATNIATRIERDGDEYVINGRKWWISGAADPRCAVFITMGKTDPDAPRHSQQSMVLVPADAKGINIIRPLNVLGYDDAPHGHVEMTFENVRVPVSNILLGEGRGFEIAQGRLGPGRIHHCMRLIGLAERALELMCKRASSRIAFGKSVAQQTVTQERIAEARCKIDMARLLTLKAAWLMDVAGNKVAKTEIAMIKVVAPSMACQVIDWAMQAHGGGGMCDDFPLAYAYAGARTLRFADGPDEVHRNAIAKWELGKYGAYGKDAGVPVTRGG, encoded by the coding sequence ATGGACTTTGATTACTCGCCCAAAACCAAACAATTGCAGGCCAAACTCCTGCAGTTCATGGACGACCACATCTACCCCGCCGAGGCCGTCTACACGGCAGAACTGGCGGCCAACACGGCAGCAGGCAAACGCTGGAGCGCGTTGCAAACCGTTGAAGACCTCAAAACCAAGGCCCGGGCTGCAGGCCTATGGAACCTGTTTTTGCCCGTCGACAGCGCGGCTGCATCGGGCTATGACGGCGCTGGGCTCACCAACCAGGAATACGCGCCCCTAGCCGAAATAATGGGCCGCGTGCCATGGGCCAGCGAAGCCTTCAACTGCTCTGCGCCTGACACAGGCAACATGGAAACCATTGCACGCTACGGCGACGACGCCAACAAGGCCCGCTGGCTCAAGCCACTGCTCGAAGGCAAGATCCGTTCCGCCTTTGCGATGACCGAGCCCGATGTGGCGTCAAGTGATGCCACCAACATCGCCACCCGCATCGAGCGCGATGGCGATGAATACGTCATCAACGGGCGCAAATGGTGGATCTCCGGTGCCGCTGATCCGCGTTGTGCGGTGTTCATCACCATGGGAAAAACCGACCCTGACGCACCCCGTCACTCGCAACAGAGCATGGTGCTGGTGCCCGCAGATGCCAAGGGGATCAATATCATTCGCCCCCTGAACGTTCTGGGCTATGACGATGCACCCCACGGCCATGTGGAGATGACGTTCGAGAACGTTCGCGTGCCGGTCTCCAACATTCTGCTGGGCGAAGGCCGGGGCTTTGAGATCGCCCAAGGCCGCCTTGGCCCTGGGCGCATCCACCATTGCATGCGCCTCATTGGCCTGGCCGAGCGCGCGCTGGAGCTGATGTGCAAACGCGCCAGCTCGCGCATCGCCTTCGGCAAGAGTGTGGCCCAGCAGACCGTGACGCAAGAGCGCATTGCAGAAGCCCGCTGCAAGATCGACATGGCCCGCCTGCTGACCCTCAAGGCCGCCTGGCTGATGGACGTGGCGGGCAACAAGGTCGCCAAGACTGAAATCGCCATGATCAAGGTGGTGGCGCCCAGCATGGCCTGCCAGGTGATCGACTGGGCCATGCAAGCGCATGGCGGCGGCGGCATGTGCGATGACTTCCCCCTGGCCTATGCCTATGCCGGCGCGCGCACGCTGCGTTTTGCGGACGGCCCGGATGAAGTGCACCGCAACGCCATTGCCAAGTGGGAACTCGGCAAATATGGCGCCTATGGAAAAGACGCTGGCGTCCCCGTTACGCGCGGCGGTTGA